The sequence below is a genomic window from Carassius carassius chromosome 45, fCarCar2.1, whole genome shotgun sequence.
TAATTGATTATGGAGATATATTGTACATGCATGCTGCATTTTCCATCCTGCGTCATGTTGATTCAGTTTACCATGCATCACTTCGATTTATAACAAATACAAAGTCCCTTACCCATCACTGCATTCTTTATGATTTAGTTGGTTGGACATCACTTAAAATTCGTAGACAACAGCACTggtatatctttatttataaagctataCTTGGCAAATTTCCACTGTACCTCTGTAACCTCCTCTCTGTTTGCTCTGGTACCTATCAGCTACGCTCCTCAAAGTGGTTGCTTTTTAAGGTGCCACGAGTTAAAACCGAATTGGGAAAAACTGCTTTTTCTTATTTAGCACCTTGGGGGTGGAATAATCTACAAAAAGAGCTAAAGTTAGAAACCCTTATGtccataaatgaatttaaaactacTGTAAAGAGTGTTGTGATGGAGAcatgttcttgtttttcttgagagtctcattgtgtttttatatttttatttttaacattttgtacttCTTCTTTGTACgtgaaaatgtaatttggtgtttatgtatgcattttgtgtgctttggctgctaccttggccaggtctctcttgtaaaagagattctgaatctcaatgggacctcctggttaaataaaggtataaaaaaaaaaaaaaaatgttaattcataaaactaaagacattaaatgcattaacttattgtttttgtcctgaaGCATTCTCCCAGTGGCCTCGGGGTCATTCCAGACGAGGGCTAATATACATAATTACCGTTTGTTTTTCACAGAGGAATTCTGGGATGTGAGCAACAGTGTGTATTTGTAAAAAAGAGAGTACAGCTCTCAAGTAGCTCCTTGGGAAAAAATCTGCAAGTTGTCATCTTAAAATCAGCACAGCTGTGTTCACTTTTACTCTGTTTACTGTATGTGCTCAGAAAGAATAATGTTGTTGACTGTGTAttgtgtgctgctgctgctgtacatCATACATGATTGTGTACATTGAGGAAAGAGAGTATTTAAAGTCAGTGTCAGATGAAGCAGACATTTACACAATTTGCAGAAAATTCCATGAACTGCCCTTGTGTGTAAACTCTAGAGACACCTTCTGGCCAGTTTCTAACATGTTTTTCCCCTAACATCTAATCTTTCTAGCTCAAAAAGGTCATTAAACCTCCAGAAATCCCTTCGAAGCATGTGAGGAACTGGGTGCCCAAGGTTCTCGAGCAGAGGAGACAGGGACTCGAGCTCTACCTCCAGGTATTGATCCAACTGATGCTCAACACATGAAGTCAAATGATGAAAAACAGCCCTTTCCTGTTTTCTGGAATAACCATTTGATTTTCTCTGTGTGAGTGTAGACTGTGCTCATGGAAAATGAGGTTCTTCCAAAGATATTCTTGGATTTCCTCAATATCCGCCATTTCCCGTCACTGCCAAAAACTGAGAGTTGTGGGTAAGGCTTTAAACTGTGTTATTTTGTCTGAAGTAACAAACAAAGACATTTCAATATAGTAATTCCAAAAAGATCATTGTACAGTGTACgaatttttcttcttctgtttagATCATTTGAAACTGAATCAGAGGAATCAAGGTATGTTGGCTGCTTATTGTAGTATTACATCTGAAAGAAGCTCCTgtaaaaaccaaaccagttcagAGGCATTTTGATGTCAAGTGCTCTTATAAAAGTGTTTTTGAGAAGTTATTGCGCTAGCTGGGAAATGACAGCAACCGCGTGATAAATTTCACAGTCAGCTTTGTGTTTTATCACTGTCATCAGAAACCCAACTAGTTTGTGAGTCATTTTGTTTTCTCTGACCTTTCCTCTCCAAACCCTGCAGTAAACTGTCACATCAACCAGCACTTCTCTTCCTGAGGGATCCCT
It includes:
- the snx24 gene encoding sorting nexin-24 encodes the protein MHPIEVSMPSFRSEGSNAEKGYTVFKIEVLMCGRQHTVEKRYSEFHALHKMLKKVIKPPEIPSKHVRNWVPKVLEQRRQGLELYLQTVLMENEVLPKIFLDFLNIRHFPSLPKTESCGSFETESEESSKLSHQPALLFLRDPYLLPSTSDTFSNMVIEGVIRGIFYPDFQPR